From the Oceanicaulis alexandrii DSM 11625 genome, one window contains:
- the aspS gene encoding aspartate--tRNA ligase, with translation MHAYRTHTCGELRKAQMGETARLSGWIHRKRDHGGLLFVDLRDHYGLTQCVLEPDNPNFATLERMRAESVVTVTGKVVARSEDTINPNLPTGEIELLVEDLVVQSAAEELPLPVFGEPDWSEEVRLKHRYIDLRRESLHKRIVLRSKIIDSLRRRMVDEGFTEYQTPILTASSPEGARDFLVPSRLHPGQFYALPQAPQQFKQLIMVSGFDRYFQIAPCFRDEDARADRAPGEFYQLDMEMSFVTQDEVFGVMEPVLAGLFREFADDRKVPDEAFPRIPYAEAMRKYGSDKPDLRNPIEMEAVTEHFAGSGFKVFAGMIEKNPKVEVWAIPAPKGGSRAFCDRMNSWAQKEGQPGLGYIFWREEEGALAGAGPIAKNIGPERTEALRTQLGLEAGDAVFFAAGEPSAFASFAGKARNVVGQELNLFEENVFRFCWVVDFPMYEWDEDNKKVDFSHNPFSMPQMDPDEFMALDKNDHETLLGMKAWQYDIICNGIELSSGAIRNHRPDVMLKAFEFAGYGEDVVEEAFGGMLNAFRYGAPPHGGIAPGVDRIVMILADQDNLREVVMFPKDQQARDLMMNAPAPAEMRQLRELHLRTVTPEAKKDS, from the coding sequence ATGCACGCTTATCGCACCCATACTTGCGGAGAGCTGCGCAAAGCCCAGATGGGCGAAACTGCGCGGCTGTCCGGCTGGATCCACCGCAAGCGCGACCATGGCGGTCTGCTGTTTGTGGATTTGCGCGACCATTACGGTCTGACCCAATGCGTGCTGGAGCCTGATAATCCCAATTTCGCGACCCTGGAACGGATGCGCGCGGAAAGCGTCGTCACCGTGACCGGCAAGGTCGTGGCGCGCTCTGAGGACACGATCAACCCCAACCTGCCCACCGGCGAGATCGAATTGCTGGTCGAGGACCTTGTGGTTCAGTCCGCCGCTGAAGAGCTGCCGCTGCCCGTGTTCGGCGAGCCGGACTGGTCAGAAGAAGTGCGCCTGAAGCACCGCTATATCGATCTGCGCCGGGAAAGCCTGCACAAGCGCATCGTGCTGCGCTCGAAGATCATCGACTCCTTGCGTCGCCGCATGGTCGATGAGGGCTTCACCGAATACCAGACGCCGATCCTGACCGCGTCTTCACCGGAAGGCGCGCGCGACTTCCTGGTGCCGTCGCGCCTGCATCCGGGCCAGTTCTATGCGCTGCCCCAGGCGCCGCAGCAGTTCAAACAGCTGATCATGGTGTCGGGCTTTGATCGCTACTTCCAGATCGCACCGTGCTTCCGGGACGAAGACGCCCGCGCCGACCGCGCGCCGGGCGAGTTCTATCAGCTCGACATGGAAATGAGCTTCGTCACCCAGGATGAGGTCTTTGGCGTGATGGAGCCGGTTCTGGCCGGTCTGTTCCGTGAATTCGCCGACGACCGCAAAGTCCCTGACGAGGCTTTCCCGCGCATTCCCTATGCTGAAGCCATGCGCAAATATGGCTCTGACAAGCCTGATCTGCGCAACCCGATCGAGATGGAAGCCGTCACCGAGCATTTCGCCGGGTCCGGCTTCAAGGTCTTTGCGGGCATGATCGAGAAGAACCCCAAGGTCGAGGTTTGGGCGATCCCGGCGCCGAAGGGCGGCAGCCGCGCGTTCTGCGACCGGATGAATTCCTGGGCGCAGAAGGAAGGCCAGCCGGGGCTGGGCTATATCTTCTGGCGTGAAGAAGAGGGCGCGCTGGCCGGCGCCGGCCCCATCGCCAAGAATATCGGTCCGGAGCGCACCGAGGCCTTGCGCACCCAGCTCGGTCTTGAAGCGGGCGACGCCGTGTTCTTCGCCGCGGGCGAGCCGTCCGCGTTCGCCAGCTTCGCCGGCAAGGCCCGCAATGTGGTCGGCCAGGAACTGAACCTGTTTGAAGAGAACGTCTTCCGCTTCTGCTGGGTCGTCGATTTCCCGATGTATGAATGGGATGAAGACAACAAGAAGGTCGACTTCTCCCACAACCCGTTCTCCATGCCGCAAATGGATCCCGATGAGTTCATGGCGCTCGACAAGAACGACCATGAAACGCTTCTGGGGATGAAGGCCTGGCAGTACGACATCATCTGTAACGGCATCGAGCTGTCTTCAGGCGCCATCCGGAACCACCGTCCGGACGTGATGCTGAAAGCGTTTGAATTCGCTGGCTATGGCGAGGATGTCGTGGAAGAGGCCTTCGGCGGCATGCTGAACGCCTTCCGTTACGGCGCCCCGCCGCACGGCGGCATTGCGCCGGGCGTGGACCGGATCGTGATGATCCTGGCCGATCAGGACAATTTGCGCGAAGTCGTGATGTTCCCGAAAGACCAGCAGGCGCGCGATCTGATGATGAATGCGCCGGCCCCTGCGGAGATGCGCCAGCTGCGCGAACTGCACCTGCGCACCGTGACGCCCGAGGCCAAGAAAGACAGCTAA
- a CDS encoding lysophospholipid acyltransferase family protein, whose protein sequence is MRATLFHTGFWTLAGSLAIACAPLLLWPGRQAAVWAIGAFSRLFRGWLHVCGVNLEYRGLEHIPADQPVIFAAKHQSYGDGLCHIARDPGLAYVIGDHMLRFPLVGLYLQRAGAVVVDNDAGRRATGALDAGAAQLARDQRSALIFPEGGLTPVGGGRRFRKGVHRLAHALDRPVIPVATNLGCFWPEQDKVLHPGTAVIEFLPAMALEADSRAFMSALQQRVQDHTRTLEAEALAKRP, encoded by the coding sequence ATGCGCGCGACGCTTTTTCATACCGGGTTCTGGACGCTGGCGGGATCGCTGGCCATTGCCTGCGCGCCGCTGCTGCTCTGGCCCGGCCGACAGGCGGCGGTCTGGGCGATCGGCGCCTTCTCAAGACTGTTCCGGGGCTGGCTGCATGTATGCGGCGTGAATCTCGAATATCGCGGGCTTGAGCATATCCCCGCCGATCAGCCCGTCATCTTCGCCGCCAAGCATCAATCGTATGGCGACGGGCTATGCCATATCGCCCGCGACCCCGGCCTCGCCTATGTGATCGGCGATCACATGCTGCGCTTTCCGCTGGTCGGGCTGTATCTGCAGCGCGCGGGCGCCGTGGTGGTGGACAATGATGCGGGCCGACGCGCCACAGGCGCGCTTGATGCCGGCGCGGCGCAGCTGGCGCGCGATCAACGTTCGGCCCTGATCTTTCCTGAAGGCGGCCTGACGCCGGTGGGCGGCGGGCGACGCTTTCGAAAAGGCGTGCACCGTCTGGCGCATGCCCTGGACCGTCCCGTCATCCCCGTCGCCACCAATCTTGGGTGTTTCTGGCCTGAGCAGGACAAAGTGCTGCATCCAGGCACAGCCGTGATCGAATTTCTGCCCGCCATGGCGCTCGAGGCTGATAGCCGCGCCTTCATGAGTGCTCTGCAACAGAGGGTTCAGGACCACACGCGCACGCTTGAAGCTGAAGCGCTGGCCAAGCGCCCGTAA
- a CDS encoding TetR/AcrR family transcriptional regulator — protein sequence MADDALPGIPDPRGVTAVDGTAKARIERAALVLFAQHGVDAVSTREIASAAQVAEGSIYRHFKSKEVLAEALFEAIHSRLFDLVETALSEAVNFEDAVTRVVGVYCQAADEDPALFEYHLIHMFRFGRTDRAGRPDPVTLIAQAIARAMDNGDCPPGDPELKAAMALGLVLQPAAHRMAGRLTGLMTDNAPALAHAALAALKTD from the coding sequence ATGGCGGACGACGCTCTCCCCGGAATCCCCGATCCCCGCGGGGTGACCGCTGTGGACGGCACCGCCAAGGCGCGGATCGAACGCGCGGCCCTGGTGCTGTTCGCGCAACATGGCGTGGACGCGGTGTCCACCCGTGAGATCGCCAGTGCGGCTCAGGTGGCCGAAGGGTCGATCTACCGCCATTTCAAAAGCAAGGAAGTGCTGGCCGAAGCCCTGTTCGAAGCGATCCACTCGCGTCTGTTTGATCTGGTCGAGACCGCGCTGAGCGAAGCGGTCAACTTTGAAGACGCCGTCACGCGTGTGGTGGGTGTCTATTGCCAGGCCGCTGATGAAGACCCGGCGCTGTTTGAATACCATCTCATCCACATGTTCCGCTTTGGCCGCACAGACCGCGCGGGCCGCCCCGACCCGGTGACCCTGATCGCCCAGGCCATCGCCCGCGCCATGGACAATGGGGATTGCCCGCCCGGCGACCCCGAGCTGAAGGCCGCCATGGCGCTGGGTCTTGTCTTGCAACCCGCCGCCCACCGCATGGCCGGGCGCCTGACAGGCCTGATGACAGACAATGCGCCAGCCCTGGCGCACGCCGCCCTGGCCGCTCTGAAAACGGATTGA
- a CDS encoding lysophospholipid acyltransferase family protein: MVRSAAYFVAYWLITAVFALACSLLALLPGRKPLAYGIQLYGSAQRVALFFIAGISIEVRGKDRLPREPSVIAAKHQSWGDGFVMISELAQLSFVAGDHLYKFPLVGRILNKLGAIVLSNGGGDDARARMNDSLDMLRHERRDVLIYPEGHLAAPGEKHAYRKGVWHLYADLNRPCTPVATNLGLAWNQQSFRKTPGRAVVEFLDPIEPGLEKDEFMARLEAVIEARTDALVKEGLT; the protein is encoded by the coding sequence ATGGTTCGCTCCGCCGCCTATTTCGTCGCCTACTGGCTGATCACCGCCGTGTTCGCCCTCGCCTGCTCCCTGCTGGCCCTGTTGCCAGGTCGCAAACCGCTTGCCTATGGCATCCAGCTTTATGGCTCCGCCCAGCGCGTCGCGCTGTTCTTCATCGCCGGGATCAGCATCGAGGTGCGCGGCAAGGACCGCTTGCCGCGAGAGCCCAGCGTCATCGCCGCCAAGCATCAAAGCTGGGGCGACGGCTTTGTGATGATTTCCGAACTGGCCCAGCTGTCCTTCGTGGCGGGCGATCATCTGTACAAATTCCCTTTGGTCGGCCGCATCCTCAACAAGCTCGGGGCCATCGTCCTGTCCAATGGCGGCGGAGACGACGCCCGCGCCCGGATGAACGACAGCCTGGACATGCTTCGGCATGAGCGCCGTGACGTGCTGATCTATCCCGAAGGCCATCTGGCCGCGCCGGGCGAGAAACACGCCTATCGCAAGGGCGTCTGGCACCTCTACGCTGACCTGAACCGCCCGTGCACGCCGGTCGCCACCAATCTAGGGCTGGCGTGGAACCAGCAATCCTTTCGCAAGACGCCGGGCCGCGCCGTTGTGGAGTTTCTCGATCCCATCGAGCCCGGCCTTGAGAAAGATGAATTCATGGCGCGCCTTGAGGCCGTGATTGAAGCGCGCACCGACGCGCTGGTGAAGGAGGGGCTGACATGA
- a CDS encoding MFS transporter, giving the protein MSLKIVSTLMTQRRFLPLWLAQTLGAFNDNLFRYALVALATYQGWTVFGLDNAVMVPLAATAFTVPIFAFSAIAGQVADRYDRTKIMRIAKFAEIILMVLAAIGFLFQLPLALLLTLFLMGVQSTFFLPARNSALPSLMEPHELVPANAALSGAINVAILSGAIGGTLLIAPDWGVPLISALLVVMAVLGWIAMRQQTPAPGGNPDLKVRWGLLGVLWETPRMLGHALRAPEVLRPLLGVAWFWMLAAAVITVLPLFTRDVLSADEGVVAVFQLIFTIGAALGAVICGALSKSGDALRFSLIGAILLTVFPLDIALYTMNRAPGLELINAADFLSDRENWRILFDLTLSAVGGGLFLVPLQAMAQRRAKAEMRGRLLAASGVLNGLGGTLGPLVLLIIGAVSAPLQTAFVFVALGSLGAVAFIIWRMLSRRKSPQ; this is encoded by the coding sequence ATGAGCCTGAAAATCGTCTCGACCCTGATGACCCAGCGCCGCTTCCTGCCGCTCTGGCTGGCGCAAACCCTGGGCGCCTTTAACGACAATCTGTTCCGCTATGCGCTGGTGGCGCTCGCCACCTATCAGGGCTGGACGGTGTTCGGTCTCGACAACGCCGTCATGGTGCCGCTGGCCGCCACGGCCTTCACCGTGCCTATCTTCGCCTTCTCCGCCATCGCCGGACAGGTGGCCGACCGCTACGACCGCACCAAGATCATGCGCATCGCCAAATTCGCCGAGATCATCCTGATGGTCCTGGCGGCGATCGGCTTCCTGTTCCAGCTGCCGCTGGCGCTGCTCCTGACCCTCTTCCTGATGGGCGTGCAGTCGACCTTCTTCCTGCCGGCGCGCAATTCCGCCCTGCCCTCCCTGATGGAGCCGCACGAGCTGGTCCCCGCCAATGCAGCGCTGTCCGGCGCCATCAATGTGGCGATCCTGTCGGGCGCCATTGGCGGCACCTTGCTGATCGCGCCGGACTGGGGCGTGCCGCTGATCAGCGCGCTTCTGGTGGTCATGGCGGTGCTGGGCTGGATCGCCATGCGCCAGCAAACCCCGGCGCCGGGCGGCAATCCCGATCTGAAAGTCCGCTGGGGGCTGCTGGGCGTCCTGTGGGAGACCCCGCGCATGCTCGGTCACGCCCTGCGCGCGCCTGAGGTGCTGCGGCCTCTCCTGGGCGTCGCCTGGTTCTGGATGCTGGCGGCGGCGGTGATCACCGTGCTGCCATTGTTCACCCGCGATGTTCTGAGCGCCGATGAAGGCGTAGTGGCGGTCTTCCAGCTGATCTTCACCATAGGCGCTGCGCTCGGGGCCGTGATCTGCGGCGCGCTGTCAAAATCGGGCGATGCGCTGCGCTTCTCCCTGATCGGCGCGATCCTCTTGACCGTCTTCCCCCTCGACATCGCGCTGTACACGATGAACCGGGCGCCGGGGCTTGAGCTGATCAACGCCGCAGACTTCCTGTCCGACCGCGAGAACTGGCGCATCCTCTTTGATCTGACCCTCTCCGCCGTGGGCGGCGGGCTGTTCCTGGTGCCGTTGCAGGCCATGGCTCAGCGCCGCGCCAAGGCGGAGATGCGCGGGCGGCTGCTGGCGGCGTCGGGCGTGCTCAACGGGCTGGGCGGCACATTGGGGCCTTTGGTGCTTCTGA